The Pseudomonadota bacterium genome includes the window ATGAATACACTCGGTGGATACGCCAATATCTACGGTATAATCGACCTTTCAGGAGCCACCCCGTACATATATGCGACTGGTAAGGTTAGTAGAATAACCGGTGGCATGTTTCTGAAGGCTTTCGGGGAAGAGACGCATGTATTTGATAGCAGGGCAATGTTATATGGAAGCTTATCATCCGAAGGGAACAACATGAAAGGGCTTCTCAGCAGGATGAACGGTAACCTCATCGTGTATAGTAAGGATGGTGTGATAAAAAAGTGGAATCTTCTCTCAAAGATATTTGGACTTTTAAATGTCTATGACCTCCTTAAAGGTAAGGTAGATTTAAAACAGGAGGGCCTGTCATATAAAAGGTTGGGGGCAACCTTTACTGTTAAGGACGGTATTTTTAATACAAAGGATTTCCTTATAGATAGCCCATCTATGTTAATAACCGGAAATGGCAATCTGGACATGAATAAAAATGAAATAGATGGGAGTATCGCTGTGTCACCCCTTGTTACCGTGGACAGAATTATAAATAAGATCCCCATCTTGAGAAACATTATCGGGGGAAAAGAGAAGGGTTTTTTCTATACAGCGTATAATGTAAAAGGACCGATAAATGACCCTGAGATAAGTTTAAATTTCACAGAAAGTATCGGCGGTAAAACAATTGAAATATTGAGAAACATACTGGTCTTACCAAAAGAGGTGTTTGAGCAGTGAAAATCGGGATAATTGGTGCTGGCAAGGTAGGCATATCAATAGGACATGTGATGAAAAAAAGGGGGCTTGATGTTATAGGGGCCTCTGACATAAAAAAGGCACCCCTTGATGTCGCAAGGAGATATTTAGGCAATGACTGTATTTACACAACAGATAACAG containing:
- a CDS encoding AsmA-like C-terminal region-containing protein, which codes for MNTLGGYANIYGIIDLSGATPYIYATGKVSRITGGMFLKAFGEETHVFDSRAMLYGSLSSEGNNMKGLLSRMNGNLIVYSKDGVIKKWNLLSKIFGLLNVYDLLKGKVDLKQEGLSYKRLGATFTVKDGIFNTKDFLIDSPSMLITGNGNLDMNKNEIDGSIAVSPLVTVDRIINKIPILRNIIGGKEKGFFYTAYNVKGPINDPEISLNFTESIGGKTIEILRNILVLPKEVFEQ